In Maridesulfovibrio zosterae DSM 11974, a genomic segment contains:
- a CDS encoding ATP-binding protein yields the protein MDDKNLFELQRQQISSLKAEKKAILDALDMTMKLGSCSFFSKVRPSKAELLQEICAQASKIISFKKIVIYCEDTDTQELVQKFSYPENTKDTEDGKLSDLIDEKTSVFSLAEPISFFDSADGNHILLYSMVAPFQSRGIFAGTLSQPKKYISDIMLKSFSILMISAVNALESLEMFSLMLNHKHELEQKVQQRTQELKDAYDRLNVTINGMQAGVVVLEASTHKIVDANPVAQNMLGFDLDELVGRECFDLICTAQRGKCPIMDCGLDENSGECLIERADGTKVPVQKTVSKIMIGGKLHLVENFIDITEQKKLEALRDDVDRIMRHDLKGPLNGIIGLPQLLLMDRDKLTKDQCEIIEHIQDSGYKLLNMINFSLDLYRMETGVYDYTPAPADLATIVRSVFKDLTEQAIVKHLELRFLLNGSPVNGQFSLSIMTEELLVYSLLSNLLKNAVEASPQDSSVILDVLTSGDSTTLHIQNQGAVPENIRKSFFEKYVTEGKYEGTGLGTYSAKLIAETMGGNISMSTSNEEGTAVYVNLPFKVFV from the coding sequence ATGGACGATAAAAATCTTTTTGAACTTCAGCGTCAGCAGATAAGTTCTTTAAAGGCTGAAAAAAAAGCAATTCTCGACGCTCTTGATATGACTATGAAGCTTGGTTCATGCTCTTTCTTCTCAAAAGTACGTCCATCAAAAGCTGAGTTGTTGCAGGAAATTTGTGCTCAAGCCAGTAAAATTATTTCTTTTAAGAAAATTGTTATTTATTGTGAAGACACTGATACACAAGAGTTGGTTCAAAAATTTTCATATCCAGAAAATACAAAAGATACAGAAGATGGGAAGCTCTCTGATTTAATAGATGAAAAAACGTCTGTTTTTTCGCTTGCGGAACCAATCTCGTTTTTTGATTCTGCTGATGGTAATCATATTCTGTTGTATTCTATGGTTGCTCCATTTCAGTCGAGGGGAATATTTGCCGGTACTCTGTCACAACCAAAGAAATATATTTCAGATATCATGTTGAAATCATTTTCTATTCTGATGATATCAGCAGTAAATGCTCTTGAAAGTCTGGAGATGTTTTCTTTGATGCTGAATCATAAGCATGAACTTGAGCAGAAAGTTCAACAACGAACTCAAGAGTTAAAAGATGCGTATGATAGGTTGAATGTTACCATTAATGGCATGCAGGCTGGAGTTGTCGTTCTAGAGGCTTCAACTCATAAAATTGTTGATGCCAATCCTGTGGCTCAAAATATGTTGGGGTTTGATCTGGACGAGCTCGTGGGGCGAGAATGTTTTGATTTGATATGCACAGCGCAACGCGGGAAATGTCCAATAATGGATTGCGGGCTGGATGAAAATAGCGGGGAGTGCTTAATTGAAAGGGCTGATGGTACTAAGGTTCCTGTTCAGAAAACAGTAAGCAAAATTATGATCGGTGGGAAACTTCACCTTGTAGAAAATTTTATTGATATTACAGAGCAGAAAAAACTTGAAGCTTTGAGGGATGATGTCGACCGGATTATGCGCCATGATTTGAAAGGACCGCTTAATGGAATCATTGGCCTGCCTCAACTCTTATTAATGGATAGGGATAAACTGACCAAGGATCAGTGTGAAATAATAGAGCACATTCAGGATTCAGGATATAAGTTGCTCAACATGATTAATTTTTCCCTTGATTTATATAGAATGGAGACCGGCGTTTATGACTATACTCCTGCGCCTGCAGATTTGGCCACTATTGTACGGTCTGTTTTTAAAGATCTGACTGAGCAAGCTATCGTAAAGCATCTGGAATTGAGATTTCTTCTGAATGGTTCGCCTGTAAATGGTCAATTCTCTTTGAGCATTATGACTGAAGAGTTACTTGTATATTCCCTTTTATCCAATCTTTTAAAGAACGCTGTAGAGGCTTCCCCGCAAGATTCAAGTGTCATACTTGATGTCTTAACCAGCGGAGATTCAACTACTTTGCATATTCAAAATCAAGGTGCAGTTCCTGAAAATATAAGGAAATCTTTTTTTGAGAAATATGTGACTGAAGGTAAATACGAAGGAACTGGGCTTGGGACATATTCTGCCAAGCTTATTGCCGAAACCATGGGCGGAAATATTTCTATGTCGACTTCTAATGAAGAAGGCACTGCTGTGTATGTAAACCTGCCTTTTAAAGTCTTTGTTTGA
- a CDS encoding AAA family ATPase: MCKVGMLAHLLRNGSLVKGSTLFWDEPESNLNPQLLKLVAKAMTSLADYGIQVVVATHSLFLMRELNILSRKKHLCASSGLPKHRTGLK, translated from the coding sequence CTGTGCAAGGTTGGTATGCTGGCCCACCTGCTACGCAATGGTTCACTGGTCAAAGGAAGTACACTTTTCTGGGATGAACCGGAAAGTAACCTGAACCCGCAACTGCTGAAACTGGTGGCTAAAGCCATGACCAGCCTTGCCGACTACGGCATACAGGTTGTTGTTGCCACTCATAGCTTATTCCTCATGCGTGAGCTGAATATACTCAGCAGAAAGAAACACCTTTGCGCTTCTTCGGGCTTACCGAAACACCGGACGGGGTTGAAGTAA
- a CDS encoding S41 family peptidase, with the protein MLEQYRALALDPVATKSKVKYLKSNGSGPFIATLTAVDDNRQIQTDTRLWNKVDDANPIKREILVSGYGYIMLGTLESDDISQDQLFNKFKEAMEFLTSNNVPGIIIDLRGNGGGSDELAAKIAGFFYSETTFYEYQNLYNAQTERLEIVLPSEDDSYIIGWDLPLNITPQSLKYTGPVVALVNPDSVSSAEGVAMVIKNLANGHVVGFYGTNGSFGMTGGGAKLPLGYEISFPTGQSLNINNKIQLDSQNGIGGIVPDVRVPRTSANMITYAKKDENDDVELDAAVAYLQSL; encoded by the coding sequence TTGCTTGAACAGTACAGAGCCCTCGCGCTTGATCCTGTAGCTACTAAGAGTAAGGTAAAATATTTAAAGTCCAACGGATCGGGACCATTCATAGCGACTTTAACTGCGGTAGACGACAATAGGCAGATTCAGACTGATACTAGGCTATGGAATAAAGTTGACGACGCGAATCCTATTAAGCGCGAAATTCTTGTCAGTGGATATGGTTACATTATGCTTGGAACGTTGGAGAGTGATGATATTTCTCAGGATCAACTTTTTAATAAATTTAAAGAGGCCATGGAATTTTTGACAAGCAATAATGTTCCGGGAATTATCATTGATCTTCGGGGAAATGGCGGAGGTTCTGATGAGTTGGCTGCTAAAATTGCAGGTTTTTTTTATTCCGAAACAACATTTTATGAATATCAGAATCTATATAATGCTCAAACGGAACGACTTGAAATAGTTCTTCCCAGCGAGGATGACTCGTATATTATTGGTTGGGACCTTCCCTTGAATATTACCCCGCAATCTCTTAAGTACACCGGCCCTGTTGTTGCCCTTGTTAACCCTGACAGCGTCAGCTCTGCTGAAGGAGTCGCAATGGTTATCAAAAATTTGGCTAATGGCCATGTTGTTGGTTTTTATGGAACTAATGGATCATTCGGCATGACAGGAGGAGGGGCAAAGCTTCCTCTTGGGTATGAAATAAGTTTTCCCACAGGACAATCCCTTAATATAAATAATAAAATTCAGTTGGACAGCCAGAACGGTATCGGTGGAATCGTGCCAGATGTTCGAGTTCCGCGAACTTCTGCAAATATGATAACGTATGCTAAGAAAGACGAAAATGACGATGTTGAATTAGATGCTGCTGTTGCATACCTGCAGTCTTTGTAA
- a CDS encoding PDZ domain-containing protein, with amino-acid sequence MNGNTGCGVDPTTRIFKKTEVEDFSQMGWLEAYDAFHALMQKQYAFGDWKGIDWSALDNSIRPKVVIAEAAAAGDDYIKALLEYTRSIPDGHISWNNPIFGIIEPNIKGSYGLGMIGLDDGKVIANVITGGGPAANALIDVGSEILEWNDVAIATAAAQVSTLWRPNPGSIAIMNLSCLNSTEPSRLIL; translated from the coding sequence TTGAACGGCAATACTGGTTGTGGGGTTGATCCGACGACGCGTATTTTTAAAAAAACCGAGGTTGAAGATTTCAGCCAAATGGGCTGGCTGGAAGCCTATGATGCATTTCATGCGCTGATGCAAAAGCAGTATGCCTTTGGTGATTGGAAAGGGATAGATTGGAGTGCACTTGATAATAGTATACGGCCTAAAGTTGTTATTGCTGAAGCCGCTGCGGCTGGAGACGACTATATAAAAGCACTTCTTGAGTATACGAGATCTATACCGGATGGGCATATATCTTGGAACAATCCAATATTCGGTATTATTGAACCAAATATTAAAGGAAGTTACGGTCTTGGAATGATCGGTCTTGATGACGGCAAGGTCATTGCTAATGTTATAACCGGAGGCGGCCCGGCCGCAAACGCGTTAATAGATGTCGGGTCTGAAATTCTGGAATGGAATGACGTGGCAATTGCAACGGCAGCAGCACAGGTTTCAACTCTGTGGCGTCCTAATCCGGGCTCTATAGCAATAATGAACTTAAGTTGCTTGAACAGTACAGAGCCCTCGCGCTTGATCCTGTAG
- a CDS encoding ATP-binding protein — MHIFHSIRFNLVLLAVLGILPMLVIFILIGIERRANEIEHAEHTAFRLAESYAFTENQELKRIKTVLANLSQSPVVQSLDEAACNELFRKYLQANPTYANFAMMDTKGFAMSSALPFKKPKDLSNRKEVKGALATGLFSIGEVSIGRVSKLQILPVAYPVRNDRGELISVLIAALKLQGLETLFQHTNLPSGSFVGLIDHRGNRLFRYPLDGRKIGTPIPATIFKRITEIKKSGMFSAMSGGGVDMVFAVRRLAGSNDQDPYLDIIVGMPREVLIEEVDDDTFSYIVLSGVAFVFSICLALLIGHSLIHTKMLDLVAVTERLKLGDLKARSELSYSTGEFGQLSHSINSMADALEKEVETNAKAEQEVQDLRNYLSNIIDSMPSVIIGVTSDGVVTQWNLKAENDLGLSKDDVLGKRIEEVSPCLAAEMEKVRVAIHSRTVQAENKHVRIENGETIYEDITVYPLIANGVQGAVIRIDDVTDRANLEHMLVQSEKMMSVGGLAAGMAHEINNPLSGILGNVYNLNKRLLTAMDSNRQAANECGIELEQVQKYLEKRKIPKMIEAIRDSGSRAASIVNNMLSFSRKSNKKMEPFHLPFLMDKTLELVANDYDLKKWYDFKQIEIVREYEEDMPNVLCEGNEMQQVFLNLFKNGAEAMVEKDYGMESPRFYCRIYRQANMAVMEIEDNGPGIDESTVARVFEPFYTTKAVGKGTGLGLSVSYFIITDQHKGIMSVESSVGKGTKFTIKIPLQV, encoded by the coding sequence ATGCATATTTTTCATTCTATTAGATTTAATTTAGTTCTTTTGGCTGTGCTGGGAATACTCCCGATGCTGGTAATATTTATTCTTATTGGTATTGAGCGTCGGGCAAATGAAATTGAGCACGCTGAACATACAGCATTCCGGCTGGCAGAATCTTATGCTTTTACAGAAAATCAAGAACTTAAACGGATTAAGACAGTCTTAGCTAACTTGTCCCAATCACCTGTTGTCCAATCTTTAGATGAGGCTGCTTGCAACGAACTTTTCAGAAAATATCTTCAGGCAAATCCAACCTATGCAAATTTTGCAATGATGGATACCAAGGGCTTTGCAATGTCCTCAGCACTGCCTTTTAAAAAACCTAAAGACTTATCTAATCGCAAAGAAGTCAAAGGCGCTTTGGCTACAGGGTTATTTTCGATAGGGGAAGTTTCCATTGGGCGGGTTAGTAAGCTTCAGATACTTCCTGTCGCATACCCTGTCCGTAATGACCGAGGGGAGTTGATCAGTGTCTTGATAGCCGCTTTAAAGCTGCAGGGACTAGAAACTCTGTTTCAACACACGAACTTGCCATCAGGATCATTTGTAGGCTTGATTGACCATAGGGGAAATCGCTTGTTCCGATATCCACTCGATGGTCGGAAGATTGGAACACCAATCCCGGCGACCATCTTTAAGCGTATTACAGAGATTAAGAAGTCCGGAATGTTTAGTGCTATGAGTGGGGGCGGTGTGGATATGGTCTTCGCAGTGCGACGCCTTGCAGGCAGTAATGATCAGGATCCCTACCTTGATATTATCGTGGGAATGCCGCGCGAAGTTCTTATAGAGGAAGTTGATGATGATACTTTTTCATATATAGTGTTGAGTGGTGTTGCTTTTGTTTTTTCCATTTGTTTAGCTCTTTTAATCGGCCATAGCTTGATTCATACTAAAATGCTGGACCTTGTTGCGGTAACGGAGCGTTTGAAATTGGGAGACTTAAAAGCTCGGTCGGAACTTTCGTATTCAACAGGAGAGTTTGGACAACTTTCACATTCCATTAATAGTATGGCAGATGCGCTGGAGAAGGAAGTAGAGACTAATGCAAAGGCAGAACAGGAAGTGCAGGACCTTCGCAACTATCTTTCAAATATTATTGATTCCATGCCTTCGGTCATTATTGGTGTTACTTCGGATGGAGTTGTTACTCAGTGGAATCTCAAGGCCGAAAATGATTTAGGTCTTTCCAAGGATGATGTTCTTGGAAAAAGAATTGAAGAGGTCTCCCCGTGTCTGGCTGCTGAAATGGAAAAGGTTCGTGTCGCCATACATTCACGAACCGTGCAGGCTGAGAATAAGCATGTGCGTATAGAAAATGGTGAAACAATTTATGAAGACATAACAGTCTATCCCTTGATAGCCAATGGGGTTCAGGGCGCTGTTATTCGCATTGATGATGTGACTGATCGCGCGAATCTTGAACATATGCTTGTGCAGTCCGAGAAAATGATGTCTGTAGGCGGTCTTGCTGCCGGGATGGCTCATGAAATAAACAATCCTTTGTCGGGCATTTTGGGAAATGTTTACAATCTCAATAAGCGATTACTTACAGCAATGGACTCTAACAGGCAGGCAGCTAATGAATGTGGAATTGAACTTGAGCAGGTGCAGAAATATCTTGAGAAAAGGAAGATTCCCAAGATGATTGAGGCCATCAGGGATAGTGGCTCCCGGGCAGCGTCCATTGTCAACAATATGCTCAGCTTCAGCCGCAAGAGTAATAAGAAGATGGAACCGTTTCACTTACCATTTCTAATGGATAAAACTCTAGAGTTGGTTGCCAACGATTATGATCTTAAAAAATGGTATGACTTTAAGCAGATAGAAATAGTTCGTGAATATGAGGAAGACATGCCTAATGTGCTTTGCGAAGGTAATGAGATGCAGCAAGTTTTTCTTAATCTGTTTAAGAATGGAGCTGAAGCAATGGTTGAGAAAGACTACGGAATGGAGAGTCCTCGCTTTTATTGTCGGATATACCGACAGGCCAACATGGCAGTGATGGAAATTGAAGACAACGGCCCTGGCATTGATGAATCTACCGTGGCCAGAGTTTTTGAACCTTTTTACACGACTAAGGCAGTCGGCAAAGGGACAGGGCTTGGACTGTCGGTTTCATATTTCATAATTACCGATCAACACAAAGGCATCATGTCGGTGGAGTCTTCAGTCGGTAAGGGAACAAAATTTACAATTAAAATTCCTCTACAAGTCTAA
- a CDS encoding DUF1318 domain-containing protein: MFKKTAQFLTLFALLSFAACVTVNIYFPAAQVEKAAEDIVEDVYGNNSQKNIKNDDQSSLQIFMAFISPNTAHAQPVTQSDIESLNKSNSAIRGLKKSISNDHQSLLPYYNSGNIGINNEGFLEIISKEGLNIKDIAKLRRLISQDNETREQLYSEVAASMNIPGSDIGKIKTIFADVWQKRAPSGWFIQDASGKWSKK, encoded by the coding sequence ATGTTTAAAAAAACCGCACAATTTTTAACCCTGTTCGCGCTTCTATCATTTGCAGCCTGTGTTACTGTTAATATCTACTTCCCTGCAGCCCAAGTTGAAAAAGCCGCTGAAGATATTGTCGAAGATGTTTATGGAAACAATTCGCAAAAAAATATTAAAAATGATGACCAGTCTTCTCTACAGATTTTCATGGCTTTCATTTCGCCAAATACAGCCCATGCCCAGCCTGTTACTCAGTCTGATATTGAAAGCCTGAATAAATCAAACTCAGCTATCCGAGGGCTTAAAAAATCTATTTCAAATGATCACCAATCACTTCTTCCCTATTACAATTCAGGGAATATCGGCATCAACAATGAAGGATTCCTCGAAATAATCAGCAAGGAAGGCCTGAATATCAAGGATATCGCTAAACTGCGCCGCCTGATATCGCAGGATAATGAAACCCGTGAACAACTCTATTCTGAAGTTGCTGCCTCGATGAACATTCCCGGATCAGATATAGGTAAGATTAAAACAATCTTCGCTGATGTATGGCAAAAACGTGCTCCATCAGGATGGTTTATTCAAGACGCCAGCGGCAAGTGGAGTAAAAAGTAA
- a CDS encoding protein adenylyltransferase SelO, which produces MPFDNSYARLPEKFFQKIIPEKVKSPELIKLNHELADELGLKLPEKQEELAAIFSGNKLLEGSEPIAQAYAGHQFGHFVPQLGDGRAVLLGEIINKAGKRYDIQLKGSGRTRFSRGGDGRSPLGPVIREYIISEAITNLGIPSSRGLAMVRSGETVFREKELPGAVFTRVASSHIRVGTFEFFASRRDNESVKILADYVINRHYPQLKEASNPYTALLEKVCEMQANLIAKWMRVGFIHGVMNTDNTSICGETIDFGPCAFMDSYDPATVFSSIDHHGRYAYGRQPKISQWNMAALAGCMLPLFHDNESKAREIGETIIDKFQNMFKKYYFSEMSRKIGIQGADEKTFEILNRILEMMDKAKADFTNTFRSLSRAINNEEIFIKQFSEPDSAEKWLIDWKMMLEEHGISEADAYETMHKANPAFIARNHLVEEAIKYATQDRDYSYANQLIEVLSTPYDDQSDKSRYADSPKPSERVYQTFCGT; this is translated from the coding sequence ATGCCATTTGACAATAGCTATGCCAGATTGCCGGAAAAATTCTTCCAGAAAATTATTCCGGAGAAAGTGAAAAGCCCCGAACTGATCAAGCTGAATCATGAGCTTGCAGATGAACTGGGCTTAAAACTTCCTGAAAAACAGGAAGAACTTGCAGCAATATTCTCAGGAAACAAACTTCTTGAAGGAAGCGAGCCAATTGCTCAGGCGTATGCAGGGCATCAATTTGGTCACTTTGTTCCACAGCTTGGTGACGGACGGGCAGTTCTTCTGGGTGAAATTATAAATAAAGCTGGAAAACGCTATGACATCCAGCTGAAAGGTTCCGGCAGGACCAGATTTTCACGCGGAGGAGACGGACGCTCTCCTCTCGGCCCCGTTATTCGTGAATACATTATCAGTGAAGCCATAACCAACCTTGGAATCCCAAGCTCTAGGGGGCTGGCTATGGTCCGCAGCGGTGAAACGGTTTTCCGGGAAAAAGAACTTCCCGGAGCCGTGTTTACCAGAGTTGCATCAAGTCACATCAGAGTCGGAACTTTTGAGTTTTTTGCTTCGCGACGTGACAATGAATCAGTAAAGATTCTTGCTGACTATGTTATAAACCGCCACTACCCTCAATTGAAAGAAGCATCAAATCCATATACCGCATTGCTTGAAAAAGTATGCGAAATGCAGGCAAATCTTATCGCTAAATGGATGCGGGTTGGATTTATTCATGGTGTAATGAATACCGACAATACTTCCATCTGCGGCGAAACAATAGACTTCGGGCCATGTGCTTTCATGGACAGTTATGATCCGGCAACGGTCTTCAGTTCCATTGATCACCATGGACGCTACGCCTACGGCAGACAGCCGAAAATATCCCAGTGGAATATGGCTGCGCTGGCTGGATGCATGCTCCCTCTCTTTCATGACAATGAAAGTAAGGCCAGAGAAATCGGCGAAACCATTATTGATAAATTTCAGAACATGTTTAAAAAGTACTATTTTTCTGAAATGAGCCGAAAAATAGGGATACAGGGCGCTGACGAAAAAACGTTCGAGATCCTTAATCGCATTCTTGAAATGATGGATAAAGCTAAGGCAGACTTTACAAACACGTTCCGCTCTCTCTCCCGTGCCATAAATAATGAAGAAATATTTATCAAACAATTCTCTGAACCTGATTCAGCTGAAAAATGGCTCATTGACTGGAAGATGATGCTCGAAGAGCACGGAATTTCAGAAGCAGACGCATATGAAACTATGCATAAAGCTAATCCGGCTTTCATTGCCCGCAATCATCTGGTTGAAGAAGCTATAAAATATGCCACCCAAGATAGAGATTACTCATACGCCAACCAACTAATTGAAGTACTCAGCACCCCCTACGATGATCAATCTGACAAATCTCGATATGCTGATAGCCCAAAGCCTTCAGAACGTGTATACCAAACATTTTGCGGAACTTGA
- the purM gene encoding phosphoribosylformylglycinamidine cyclo-ligase — MASRSDAYKAAGVDIDAANDFIGRIKGMVGSTFTKGVVTDIGGFGGLFKLDLNQMEEPVLVAGTDGVGTKLKLAFALDKHDTIGIDLVAMSVNDILVQGAKPLFFLDYFATGKLESGVAEEVLAGIVEGCKISSCALLGGETAEMPGFYADGEYDLSGFCVGMVDNAKIVDGSSITIGDTIIGLESSGIHSNGYSLVRKLFDESGLKADDLLPGTDEKIGEALLTPTRLYVDAVHNLSRDIEIKGMVHVTGGGFYDNLPRILPKQVTAEINFGSWEVLPVFNWLKEQGNLSWPEMLQIFNSGIGYILVVAKDREEDVLNRLSGMKINSWKIGEITARDGDEEQVQVNF, encoded by the coding sequence ATGGCAAGTCGTTCTGATGCATACAAAGCAGCCGGTGTCGATATCGATGCGGCTAATGATTTTATAGGCCGCATTAAAGGGATGGTGGGCTCCACCTTCACGAAAGGTGTGGTCACTGATATAGGTGGTTTTGGCGGGCTGTTCAAGCTTGATCTGAACCAGATGGAAGAACCGGTTCTCGTAGCAGGAACTGACGGAGTAGGAACTAAGCTTAAACTCGCTTTTGCTTTAGATAAGCACGATACCATCGGTATCGACCTTGTCGCTATGAGCGTAAACGATATTCTCGTTCAGGGTGCTAAGCCTCTTTTCTTCCTTGATTACTTTGCAACCGGCAAACTGGAATCCGGTGTTGCTGAAGAAGTGCTCGCAGGTATTGTGGAAGGATGTAAAATTTCCAGCTGTGCACTGCTTGGCGGTGAAACAGCCGAAATGCCTGGTTTTTATGCTGACGGAGAGTATGACCTTTCCGGTTTTTGCGTAGGTATGGTTGATAACGCTAAGATTGTTGATGGTTCATCCATCACCATCGGTGATACAATCATCGGTCTTGAATCTTCCGGTATCCATTCTAATGGTTATTCTCTGGTTCGTAAGCTTTTTGATGAATCAGGGCTTAAAGCAGATGATCTGCTTCCCGGTACTGATGAAAAAATCGGTGAAGCTCTGCTGACCCCGACCAGACTTTATGTTGATGCTGTTCATAATCTTTCTCGTGATATTGAAATCAAGGGAATGGTTCATGTTACCGGCGGTGGTTTTTACGATAATCTGCCCCGTATCCTGCCTAAACAGGTGACAGCAGAAATTAATTTCGGATCATGGGAAGTTCTGCCTGTATTTAACTGGCTTAAAGAGCAGGGTAACCTGAGCTGGCCTGAAATGCTCCAGATTTTCAACTCCGGCATCGGCTACATTCTCGTAGTTGCGAAAGACCGTGAAGAAGATGTTCTGAACAGACTTTCCGGTATGAAAATCAACTCATGGAAGATTGGCGAAATCACCGCACGTGACGGTGATGAAGAACAGGTTCAAGTCAACTTCTAG
- the amrS gene encoding AmmeMemoRadiSam system radical SAM enzyme, translating to MLHPARLWKSLKENKLQCRLCSHFCIIESGEHGICGVRQNVDGQLMTKTYDRVAALNIDPVEKKPLYHFLPGTKTFSLGTQGCNFGCEFCQNASLSQHPKTGRDITGQKVTPETLVDAAIAHNCESISFTYSEPTVFFELMQDTARIAHSKGLKNIMVSNGFQSPECIDELTGLIDAANIDLKGFNNDFYTEICNGKLSPVLENLKHMKKNGWWVEVTTLLIPGKNDSADELKKLAAFIAGELGERVPWHISRFHPDFKMLDCGITPMKTLTRARNIGSDAGLEYVYVGNVPGDEHSTSFCPSCNKELIKRFGFDMENVGLEQGMCKFCGCELNGVFK from the coding sequence ATGCTTCACCCGGCAAGACTCTGGAAAAGCCTTAAAGAAAACAAGCTGCAATGCCGACTCTGCAGCCATTTTTGCATTATTGAATCTGGTGAGCACGGCATTTGCGGTGTACGGCAGAATGTTGACGGTCAACTCATGACCAAGACTTATGATCGCGTTGCCGCCCTGAATATCGACCCTGTAGAAAAAAAACCACTCTACCACTTTCTGCCCGGTACAAAAACATTTTCATTAGGAACACAGGGATGTAATTTCGGCTGTGAATTCTGCCAGAACGCATCTTTATCCCAGCATCCCAAAACAGGCCGCGACATAACAGGCCAAAAAGTCACGCCTGAAACATTAGTTGATGCAGCCATAGCCCATAATTGCGAGTCCATATCCTTCACCTATTCTGAACCGACCGTTTTCTTCGAGCTAATGCAGGATACTGCACGGATTGCTCATAGCAAGGGACTTAAAAATATAATGGTATCCAACGGTTTTCAAAGTCCTGAATGCATTGATGAATTAACAGGACTGATTGACGCTGCAAACATCGATCTGAAAGGTTTCAATAACGATTTCTATACTGAAATATGCAATGGTAAACTCAGTCCGGTTCTGGAAAACCTGAAGCATATGAAAAAAAACGGCTGGTGGGTGGAGGTAACAACCCTGCTCATTCCCGGTAAAAATGATTCTGCTGATGAACTAAAAAAACTTGCTGCATTCATTGCTGGAGAACTGGGCGAAAGAGTGCCATGGCATATTTCAAGATTTCATCCGGACTTTAAAATGCTGGATTGCGGCATTACCCCCATGAAAACATTAACCAGAGCACGGAACATAGGAAGTGATGCAGGACTGGAATATGTTTACGTCGGCAACGTTCCCGGAGATGAACATTCTACAAGTTTCTGCCCATCCTGCAATAAAGAGCTCATTAAAAGATTTGGCTTTGATATGGAGAATGTCGGACTGGAGCAGGGAATGTGCAAATTTTGCGGATGTGAGCTAAATGGTGTGTTTAAATAA
- a CDS encoding RHS repeat-associated core domain-containing protein — MVADDHGNEVKRIIYDSYEHLLMDTNKQLYLPLGFASGLTDTDTGLVHFGFREYDPEVGRFTAQDPLGYGGGDVDVYGYCLDDPINFNDEMGLEAGGIGPIKIRRENLGTFYRWQAGKKACANCAKLDGEFFESPAVERPHPNCRCQLVECTVWEWRNVWEQVKEFGAEYEYIHAFVAVSGGTAYWRKYYTAEEQRSKRIVRECEDSKTELLNEIETRKVNKIDIVETDVTVIHQGRDPHGDRVFTFHPKTGNRVDLNNN; from the coding sequence ATGGTTGCTGATGATCACGGAAACGAGGTAAAGCGAATTATCTATGATTCGTATGAACATCTGCTAATGGATACAAACAAGCAATTATATCTTCCGCTTGGTTTTGCATCCGGGCTTACTGATACAGATACCGGGTTGGTTCATTTCGGTTTCCGGGAATATGATCCTGAAGTAGGTCGTTTCACTGCCCAAGATCCGCTTGGGTATGGCGGTGGTGATGTGGATGTTTACGGGTATTGTCTGGATGATCCGATTAATTTTAATGATGAAATGGGATTGGAGGCTGGCGGGATCGGACCGATTAAGATTAGACGGGAGAATTTGGGTACATTCTATCGCTGGCAAGCGGGTAAAAAGGCATGTGCTAATTGTGCAAAATTGGACGGGGAATTCTTTGAATCTCCAGCTGTCGAACGACCTCATCCGAACTGTAGGTGCCAGTTAGTCGAATGTACTGTTTGGGAATGGAGAAATGTTTGGGAGCAAGTGAAGGAGTTTGGAGCTGAATATGAATATATTCATGCTTTCGTTGCAGTGTCAGGTGGGACAGCATATTGGCGAAAATATTATACAGCAGAAGAACAAAGGTCCAAAAGGATAGTTAGAGAATGTGAGGATTCAAAGACGGAATTATTAAATGAAATAGAAACTCGAAAAGTTAACAAGATTGATATTGTTGAAACAGATGTCACTGTGATTCACCAAGGTAGAGATCCTCATGGTGATCGAGTATTTACTTTTCACCCTAAGACAGGAAACAGAGTTGATCTCAATAATAATTAA